The following proteins come from a genomic window of Phacochoerus africanus isolate WHEZ1 chromosome 9, ROS_Pafr_v1, whole genome shotgun sequence:
- the CD276 gene encoding CD276 antigen has translation MCQLGSRRVHVATILGLLWFCLTDAAVEVRVPEDPVVALVGTDATLRCSFSPGPGFSLAQLNLIWQLTDTKQLVHSFAEGRDQGSAYANRTTLFPDLLAQGNASLRLQRVRVADEGSFTCLVSIRDLDSSSAAVSLQVAAPYSKPSMTLEPNKDLRPGDTVTITCSSYRGYPEAEVFWQDGQGAPLTGNVTTSQMANEQGLFDVRSVLRVVLGANGTYSCLVRNLMLQQNAHSSITITPHRSPTGAVEVQVPEDPVVALVGTDATLRCSFSPEPGFSLAQLNLIWQLTDTKQLVHSFAEGRDQGSAYANRTTLFPDLLAQGNASLRLQRVRVADEGSFTCFVSIRDFGSAAVSLQVAAPYSKPSMTLEPNKDLRPGDTVTITCSSYRGYPEAEVFWQDGQGAPLTGNVTTSQMANEQGLFDVRSVLRVVLGANGTYSCLVRNPVLQQDAHGSVTITGQPMTFPPEALWVTVGLSICLVALLVALAFVCWRKIKQSCEEENAGAEDQDGDGEGSKTALRPLKHSESKEEDGPEIA, from the exons ATGTGTCAACTGGGCAGCAGGCGTGTGCATGTGGCCACCATCCTGGGACTGCTGTGGTTCTGCCTCACAG ATGCCGCTGTGGAGGTCCGGGTCCCCGAAGACCCCGTGGTGGCCCTCGTGGGCACCGACGCCACCCTGCGCTGCTCCTTCTCTCCTGGGCCCGGCTTCAGCCTGGCACAGCTCAACCTCATCTGGCAGCTGACAGACACCAAACAGCTGGTGCACAGCTTCGCTGAGGGCCGTGACCAGGGCAGCGCCTATGCCAACCGCACCACACTTTTCCCAGACCTGCTGGCTCAGGGCAACGCGTCCCTGAGGCTGCAGCGCGTGCGCGTGGCTGATGAGGGCAGCTTCACCTGCCTGGTGAGCATCCGGGACTTGGACAGCAGCAGTGCCGCAGTCAGCCTGCAGGTGGCAG ccccctaCTCAAAGCCCAGCATGACCCTGGAGCCCAACAAGGACCTGCGGCCAGGGGACACAGTGACCATCACCTGTTCCAGCTACCGGGGCTACCCTGAGGCTGAGGTGTTCTGGCAGGATGGGCAGGGTGCGCCCTTGACCGGCAACGTGACCACGTCGCAGATGGCCAACGAGCAGGGCTTGTTCGATGTGCGCAGCGTCCTGAGGGTGGTGCTGGGCGCTAATGGCACCTACAGCTGCCTGGTGCGCAACCTCATGCTGCAGCAGAACGCTCACAGCTCCATTACCATCACGCCGCATAGAAGCCCTACAg GTGCGGTGGAAGTCCAGGTTCCCGAAGACCCCGTGGTGGCCCTCGTTGGCACCGACGCCACCCTGCGCTGCTCCTTCTCTCCCGAGCCCGGCTTCAGTCTGGCACAGCTCAACCTCATCTGGCAGCTGACAGACACCAAACAGCTGGTGCACAGCTTCGCCGAGGGCCGTGACCAGGGCAGCGCCTATGCCAACCGCACCACACTCTTCCCAGACCTGCTGGCTCAGGGCAACGCGTCCCTGAGGCTGCAGCGCGTGCGCGTGGCTGATGAGGGCAGCTTCACCTGCTTTGTGAGCATCCGGGACTTTGGCAGCGCCGCGGTCAGCCTGCAGGTGGCAG ccccctaCTCAAAGCCCAGCATGACCCTGGAGCCCAACAAGGACCTGCGGCCAGGGGACACAGTGACCATCACCTGTTCCAGCTACCGGGGCTACCCTGAGGCTGAGGTGTTCTGGCAGGATGGGCAGGGTGCGCCCTTGACCGGCAACGTGACCACGTCGCAGATGGCCAACGAGCAGGGCTTGTTCGATGTGCGCAGCGTCCTGAGGGTGGTGCTGGGCGCTAATGGCACCTACAGCTGCCTGGTGCGCAACCCCGTGCTGCAGCAGGACGCTCACGGCTCCGTCACTATCACAG GGCAGCCCATGACATTCCCCCCCGAGGCCCTGTGGGTGACTGTGGGGCTCTCCATCTGTCTTGTCGCACTGCTGGTGGCCCTGGCCTTCGTGTGCTGGAGGAAGATCAAACAGAGCTGTGAGGAGGAGAATGCAG GAGCTGAGGACCAGGACGGGGATGGAGAAGGATCTAAGACTG CCCTGCGGCCTCTGAAACACTCAGAAAGCAAAGAAG AGGATGGACCAGAAATAGCCTGA